A region of Ursus arctos isolate Adak ecotype North America unplaced genomic scaffold, UrsArc2.0 scaffold_31, whole genome shotgun sequence DNA encodes the following proteins:
- the MDC1 gene encoding mediator of DNA damage checkpoint protein 1 isoform X6: protein MVAYWIGAKGPGLPLSSPFVMEDTQAVNWEVEEEEETETPNESLGCSLEPVGRLHIFSSAHGPEKDFPLYLGKNMVGRMPDCSVTLPFSSISKQHAVIEITAWDKAPVLQDCGSLNGTQVLRPPKVLSPGVSHRLRDQELILFADLPCQYHRLNVPLPFVSRGFLTVEETPRVQGGTQPQRLLLAEDSEEEVDSPSERCVMKEPRTSSLAAVVPESDEEGPSPAPDGPGLPFAFNLDSDTDEEESQHPAAGEASLAARTGSTAETEQPKVLATEIQLEKDQCSVKERNNDTKVEKDARNEVVPLGATLERNQTAGEDSDTDMDESRPAGLHLERAQASGIIDSDTDVEEEGIPATPAVVPIKKRQIFHGVSTESPQAPALVHLQESPTGSDTDVEQSELQLAVPPERNQASVVIDSNTDDEEEVLAALTLARLKESRANTWKRDTDVEEDRAQPVALLEQSQTSAGRDSDTDVEEEGIPMEKRGTVPKCHTDKAHSEKRQSPLRDSELGVDKDKSSLGVHLERSQASATVDINTQVEEKALSGPAVTLVGKHQVPMVWTSQTDAEVEGGQAKLPVMHLEEAHPPPLGDCETDAEEGTSLAASVVADTGKCQLPAKRDAGTEWAAAVLERERALEARAQGESLVSQVEQDLLPVSRENLIDLVVDTGTSGEPIQPQREGAQTPTERERDPHGNKTKDFGDNHGDSEDLDLQATQCFVERENQSPEAVQSMEDEATQAFLVTLPQEPGPSCCSFQAPGALDEPWEVLATQPFCPRESEASEPQPIAAHLDAHGSCPSTPRTTPQAQHPEGPIHEEPLGIQGRGMQTVQKDMGTPREAVEGVAPERGPLNRETKNLPAGEREDMIEEEALTRGIRVLARDNQGQESDQKVKSASIKRNMESLNIEIEIPNEVQEEGIGKQTLAREIFEREAEKLVLERGGEPSGLGIEVPEVKLERGPQRGETGKGSQDQEEQASSLTSEPRAGTGDHQGLASAPGASGSQSGGAPMSPRRQQRGHVTCKMPPADKASVGDQESADACLPPAVPEASTPHQNPLLSQSQKHPVPQSFLSPSLSSLEPIPRTTQHGNQEVPETPLSSEMEPLHPKSKVRLRGSSRKTPSAISSLALEPHSTSPTDQPLSPKLTSRVTRGRTHRSSVKTPDPVVPTAPELQISTSKDQPVTSESTLQVTRSRTHRFSVKTPELVVPMVPEVQPSTSKEQPVTAELISPGRTRKSVKIPEPVVSPATRGKAHGSSVKTPKPVIPTATELQPSTSKDQSVTPEPISRVTWGRTRRSSVKIPEPTVPTVPELQPSTSKDQSITPEPTSQVAWGRTRRSSVKTPEPTVSTAPELQPSTSKDQSVITEPTSGATHSRTHRSSVKTPEPIIPTAPEVQPSIPTDQPVIPKPTSQVRTPRSAKTPDPIVPTALDLQPTTPGGQPVTPKRTSRGRTPRSSSKTPKSVVPTVPELQTSTPTDQPVTPKLTSQATRGRTQRSSIKTPEPVAPTAPEQPSISTDQPVTPEPTSRATRGRTHRSFVKIPQPTEPTAPDLESLTPTDRLVTPKAQGSQGKTLRSSTVSALPVLTNPEFQSPVPTDQPIPPEPIPQATCSRRLRATRKHGSLTAPIVCEPSSALPEPKSRSSRNQRQGAVRAVESLRTIPKPAFSQLPEAPTQATQIQNVEAAGGSELTPEPLPKAAQSRKRPLATVDKPPLQKRLQRGEVTQKTVFLKEEEEDPTERPGKEEDVVVPGPGKRKRDQAKEEPKGIPSHNLRRTKPNQESTAPKVLFTGVVDARGERAVLALGGSLASSVAEASHLVTDRVRRTVKFLCALGRGIPILSLDWLHQSRKAGCFLPPDEYVVTDPEQEENFGFSLRDALSRAQERRLLEGYEIHVTPGVQPPPPQMGEIISCCGGTVLPSMPRSYKPQRVVITCPQDFPRCSIPFRVGLPILSPEFLLTGVLKQEAKPEAFILSTLEMSSS, encoded by the exons ATGGTGGCCTACTGGATTGGAGCCAAGGGTCCTGGGCTCCCGCTGAGTTCGCCATTC GTCATGGAGGACACCCAGGCTGTTAACTGGGAGgttgaagaagaggaggagacagagacacCCAATGAATCCTTGGGGTGTAGCTTGGAGCCTGTAGGGCGATTGCATATCTTCAGTAGTGCCCATGGACCAGAAAAAG ATTTCCCCCTATATCTCGGGAAGAATATGGTGGGCCGAATGCCTGATTGCTCTGTGACCCTGCCCTTTTCATCCATCTCCAAACAACATGCAGTGATTGAAATCACAGCTTGGGACAAGGCACCTGTCCTCCAAGATTGTGGCAGCCTCAATGGTACTCAAGTCCTAAGGCCTCCTAAGGTCCTAAGCCCAGGGGTGAGTCATCGGCTAAGGGACCAGGAGTTGATTCTCTTTGCTGACTTGCCCTGCCAGTACCATCGCCTGAATGTCCCTCTGCCCTTTGTTTCCCGGGGCTTTCTAACTGTAGAAGAGACACCCAGGGTACAGGGAGGAACTCAACCACAGAGGCTCCTGTTGGCTGAGGACTCGGAGGAGGAAGTAG ATTCTCCTTCTGAAAGGTGTGTGATGAAAGAACCAAGGACCTCCTCTTTGGCAGCAGTAGTTCCAGAGAG TGATGAAGAGGGGCCTTCTCCTGCCCCAGACGGTCCTGGGCTACCATTTGCCTTCAACCTGGACAGTGACACAGATGAGGAAGAAAGTCAGCATCCAGCAGCAGGAGAGGCCTCCTTGGCTGCCAGAACAGGCTCCACTGCAGAGACAGAACAGCCTAAAGTTCTGGCAACTGAAATCCAGCTTGAAAAGGATCAGTGTTCAGTGAAGGAGAGGAACAATGACACAAAAGTTGAGAAGGATGCAAGGAATGAAGTGGTCCCACTTGGGGCCACTCTGGAGAGAAATCAAACTGCTGGGGAGGACAGTGACACAGATATGGATGAGAGCAGGCCTGCTGGGCTCCATTTGGAAAGGGCCCAGGCTTCTGGCATCATAGACAGTGATACTGATGTGGAAGAAGAAGGGATCCCTGCAACCCCAGCTGTAGTTCCTATAAAGAAGAGGCAAATCTTTCATGGAGTTAGTACAGAGAGTCCTCAGGCACCTGCTTTGGTACATCTACAGGAGAGCCCAACTGGTAGTGATACGGATGTGGAGCAAAGTGAGCTCCAACTGGCAGTCCCTCCAGAGAGAAACCAAGCCTCCGTCGTGATTGACAGCAATACAGATGACGAGGAAGAAGTCTTAGCAGCGCTCACTTTGGCACGTCTGAAAGAGAGCCGAGCCAATACATGGAAGAGAGATACAGATGTGGAAGAGGACAGGGCCCAACCTGTGGCCCTTCTGGAGCAAAGCCAAACCTCTGCTGGGAGAGACAGTGACACAGacgtggaggaggaggggatcCCAATGGAAAAGAGAGGAACTGTTCCCAAGTGTCATACAGATAAGGCACATTCAGAAAAGAGGCAGTCTCCTCTCCGAGACAGTGAACTAGGGGTGGACAAAGATAAGAGCTCACTTGGGGTCCACCTGGAGAGAAGCCAGGCCTCTGCCACAGTGGACATCAACACACAAGTGGAGGAGAAGGCCCTGTCAGGGCCAGCTGTTACACTTGTGGGGAAGCATCAGGTGCCTATGGTATGGACAAGCCAAACAGATGCGGAAGTAGAAGGGGGCCAAGCAAAGCTGCCTGTGATGCATCTAGAGGAAGCCCACCCTCCTCCACTTGGGGACTGTGAGACAGATGCAGAAGAGGGCACATCCTTAGCAGCCTCAGTGGTGGCAGATACAGGAAAGTGCCAGCTTCCGGCAAAAAGGGATGCTGGGACAGAATGGGCTGCAGCTGTTCTTGAGCGGGAGAGAGCTCTTGAGGCAAGGGCCCAGGGTGAGTCCCTTGTGTCACAGGTGGAGCAggatcttctccctgtgtccagGGAGAACCTTATAGATCTGGTGGTGGACACAGGCACTTCAGGGGAACCCATCCagccacagagagagggagcccaGACCcccacagaaagggagagagacccaCATGGGAATAAGACCAAGGACTTTGGGGACAACCATGGTG ATTCTGAAGACCTGGACCTACAGGCTACCCAGTGCtttgtggagagagagaatcagagcCCAGAAG CAGTCCAGAGCATGGAGGATGAAGCCACCCAGGCCTTCCTGGTTACTTTACCCCAAGAGCCTGGCCCTTCCTGTTGCAGTTTCCAGGCCCCAG GTGCCCTGGATGAGCCGTGGGAAGTCTTGGCAACACAGCCATTCTGTCCGAGAGAGTCTGAGGCCTCTGAGCCCCAGCCCATTGCCGCCCACCTTGATGCCCATGGATCTTGCCCCTCTACACCTAGGACAACACCACAAGCCCAACATCCAGAGGGCCCAATTCATGAAGAGCCACTGGGGATTCAAGGCAGAGGGATGCAGACTGTGCAGAAAGACATGGGTACACCAAGAGAAGCAGTAGAGGGGGTGGCCCCTGAGAGAGGACCATTGAACAGGGAAACCAAGAACCtgccagcaggagagagagaagatatgATAGAAGAAGAAGCTTTAACCAGAGGGATACGGGTGTTAGCTAGAGATAATCAGGGACAAGAGTCTGACCAAAAGGTGAAAAGTGCAAGTATTAAAAGGAATATGGAGAGTTTAAACATAGAAATTGAGATACCCAACGAAGTACAAGAGGAAGGGATAGGAAAGCAGACTCTTGCAAgagaaatatttgagagagaagcagagaaactaGTACTAGAGAGAGGGGGTGAGCCAAGCGGATTAGGCATCGAGGTACCAGAAGTAAAGCTGGAGAGAGGCCCACAGAGAGGGGAAACAGGGAAGGGAAGCCAGGACCAGGAAGAGCAGGCTTCCAGTTTAACATCGGAGCCTAGAGCAGGGACAGGGGACCATCAGGGACTTGCTTCAGCCCCAGGAGCTTCTGGGAGCCAGTCAGGTGGAGCCCCAATGAGCCCCAGGAGGCAACAGAGAG GCCACGTGACTTGCAAGATGCCACCTGCTGACAAGGCCTCTGTG GGTGATCAGGAATCCGCAGATGCTTGTCTGCCTCCTGCAGTGCCTGAAGCCTCAACCCCACACCAGAACCCCCTTCTCTCTCAGAGTCAAAAACATCCTGTGCCCcagtccttcctttctccttctctatctTCTTTAGAGCCCATTCCCAGGACCACACAACATGGGAATCAGGAAGTTCCAGAGACTCCCTTGTCATCAGAGATGGAGCCTCTCCACCCAAAATCCAAAGTCAGGCTCCGAGGGTCTTCCAGGAAGACACCCTCCGCAATTTCTTCTTTAGCCCTTGAACCTCATTCTACCAGCCCCACAGACCAGCCCCTCAGTCCCAAGCTCACATCTCGGGTCACTCGGGGCAGGACACATAGGTCCTCTGTCAAGACCCCTGATCCAGTTGTCCCCACAGCCCCTGAGCTCCAGATTTCCACCTCCAAAGACCAGCCTGTCACCTCTGAGTCCACATTGCAGGTCACTCGGAGTAGGACACATAGGTTCTCTGTCAAGACCCCTGAACTGGTTGTTCCTATGGTCCCTGAAGTCCAGCCTTCCACCTCCAAAGAGCAGCCTGTCACTGCTGAGCTCATATCTCCGGGCAGGACCCGTAAATCTGTCAAGATCCCTGAACCAGTTGTCTCCCCAGCCACTCGGGGCAAGGCACATGGGTCCTCTGTCAAGACTCCCAAACCAGTTATCCCTACAGCCACTGAGCTCCAGCCTTCTACTTCCAAAGACCAGTCTGTCACCCCTGAGCCCATATCTCGGGTCACTTGGGGCAGGACTCGTAGGTCCTCTGTCAAGATTCCTGAACCAACTGTCCCCACAGTCCCTGAACTCCAGCCTTCCACCTCCAAGGACCAGTCTATCACCCCTGAGCCCACATCTCAGGTCGCTTGGGGCAGGACACGTAGGTCCTCTGTCAAGACTCCTGAACCAACTGTCTCCACAGCCCCTGAACTCCAGCCTTCCACCTCCAAAGACCAGTCTGTCATCACTGAACCCACATCTGGGGCCACTCACAGCAGGACACATAGGTCTTCTGTCAAGACTCCTGAGCCAATTATCCCAACAGCTCCTGAAGTCCAGCCTTCTATCCCCACAGACCAGCCTGTCATCCCCAAACCCACATCTCAGGTCAGGACACCCAGGTCTGCTAAGACCCCTGATCCAATTGTCCCCACAGCCCTTGACCTCCAGCCTACCACCCCCGGAGGCCAGCCTGTCACCCCCAAACGTACATCTCGGGGCAGGACACCTAGGTCTTCTAGCAAGACCCCCAAATCAGTTGTCCCCACGGTCCCTGAGCTCCAGACTTCCACCCCCACAGACCAGCCTGTCACCCCCAAACTCACATCTCAGGCAACTCGGGGCAGGACACAAAGGTCCTCTATCAAGACCCCTGAGCCAGTTGCCCCCACAGCGCCTGAACAGCCTTCCATCTCCACAGATCAGCCTGTCACTCCTGAGCCCACATCTCGGGCCACTCGGGGCAGGACACATAGGTCCTTTGTCAAGATCCCCCAGCCAACTGAACCCACAGCCCCTGACCTTGAATCTCTCACCCCCACAGATCGGCTGGTCACCCCCAAGGCTCAGGGTAGTCAGGGTAAGACACTAAGGTCTTCTACAGTAAGTGCTCTGCCAGTTCTTACCAACCCTGAATTCCAGTCTCCTGTTCCCACAGACCAGCCTATTCCCCCTGAGCCCATCCCTCAAGCCACTTGCAGCAGGAGGCTGAGGGCCACTAGGAAGCATGGATCCCTCACAGCTCCCATTGTCTGTGAGCCCTCCTCTGCACTCCCTGAACCTAAATCTCGGTCCTCAAGGAACCAAAGACAAGGAGCAGTGAGAGCAGTTGAGTCCCTCAGGACCATTCCCAAGCCTGCCTTTTCCCAGCTTCCTGAGGCCCCCACTCAGGCTACCCAGATCCAAAATGTAGAGGCAGCAGGCGGATCTGAGCTCACCCCAGAGCCCCTGCCTAAGGCCGCTCAGAGTCGCAAGAGGCCTTTGGCTACTGTGGATAAACCCCCACTTCAAAAACGGCTCCAAAGAGGAGAAGTCACCCAGAAGACAGTGTTCctcaaagaagaggaagaagatccaacggagaggccagggaaggaggag GATGTAGTGGTTCCAGGACcaggcaagagaaagagagaccaagcAAAGGAGGAGCCCAAGGGAATCCCAAGCCATAACCTTCGACGGACCAAACCTAACCAAGAGTCCACGGCCCCCAAA GTACTCTTCACAGGAGTGGTGGATGCCCGTGGAGAGCGGGCAGTGCTGGCCCTGGGGGGAAGTCTGGCTAGCTCCGTGGCAGAGGCTTCCCACCTGGTAACTGATCGAGTCCGACGCACGGTCAAGTTCCTCTGTGCCCTGGGGCGGGGGATCCCCATCCTCTCCTTGGACTGGCTGCACCAG TCCCGCAAGGCTGGTTGCTTCTTGCCCCCGGATGAATATGTGGTGACTGATCCTGAGCAGGAGGAGAACTTTGGCTTCAGCCTTCGAGATGCCCTGAGCCGGGCTCAGGAGCgaaggttgctggag GGCTATGAAATCCACGTGACCCCAGGAGTCCAGCCACCACCACCTCAGATGGGAGAGATCATCAGCTGCTGTGGAGGCACCGTACTACCCAGCATGCCCCGGTCCTATAAG cctcaAAGAGTTGTGATTACATGCCCCCAGGACTTCCCTCGATGCTCTATTCCATTTCGGGTTGGGCTGCCCATCCTCTCACCTGAGTTCCTGCTGACAGGAGTGCTGAAGCAGGAAGCCAAGCCAGAGGCCTTCATCCTGTCCACTTTGGAAATGTCATCCTCCTGA